The Macadamia integrifolia cultivar HAES 741 chromosome 4, SCU_Mint_v3, whole genome shotgun sequence genome contains the following window.
GCTAATGCACGGACATCAATTCGTGCATTCTTCCCTTCAACTACTCTCTCATAATCACaatctcctcttcctccttctttGATTGGAAATACCCCACCATCTTTTCCCTCAACAATATCAAGAGAACCTTCTTCCTCATTATCTGATTTGTTAAGTAAACTATCTCTAGGATTCGGAGACTCTTCACTGAATTCCTTCCCAATTTCTTGTTGTTCAAATGCCGAACCAAAGGCAAAAGACGCACAAGACGAAATTCTAGATGGTTCACAAACTGAAACAAAATTCAGTTTCGAGTGGTTGGTGAAAAACCCGTATGAAGCATCACATTTTGGATCCCAACGTCGATGAGTAATTGAAGCAAACAAGTGATGGGAACTTCTTCTCTGACGCACAGCATTACCAGCAGGCcatcttctctttgttttccttGTTTTTGAAATACAAGAATATCCCACATCAAATTCCCAATAGGGGGTTGCCGAGAAGTCCCCTTTTAAGAACCAAAAGCTCAGAGCTTCCATCTTTGAGGGAAATTTCTAGGTGTCAATCACAAAGCCACTATAAAGAATCCATTCAGGAGTTAAATAGAAAAGAGGGTAATATAATCTCACTCGACTTCACACCAAAAATCCAAGCAGATAAAGGAAACAGAAATCCAAATTTTCATGCATTTGGAAGATGATTCTAAAGAATTTATAGAGGGAGCTGGGTTCATACCCGTGAGGATTGAAGAACAAACATAGGGTCCCGGAATTTCGTTTTTCACGACTGAGAATCGAGTCCACCTGGGATGTTAGTCCAGAAGATAGAAGATAGaagatagaagagagaagatagaaGATTTTCGCTTTGTATAAAGTGGGCTAAACGTCTCACAACCCTTGATATAGAACATAACGTTTCTTTTACGCTATGTTTGGTTGGCTAGAAAAGGGAGGGAAGAGAAAAATATCAAGAGAAGAGGatgggaaaaaatgaaaattagaatatgaaagatttaaaaaagaaaaaaaaaaaactcattcccAATCTCACGGGCTCCATTTTTGGAAGGGCTTCTAAAGTGATCCAATGAGTCGAAAATGGGCTTGGCCCATTGAATTCGGGTTAAAGTCCACCAACTCGGGTTCCCCAATGGCTTAAACAGTTAAACCCATGTGGGTTGGCCATCTTACCACTGATGATATTATACCCGCTATCCCCATTTACCATTAGGTAAGAGAATTTCTACCATACCCTAGGGCATAGGAGGTAAAGGCTCCTTCATCTATTTGAGGGTAGGTTGGTCATTATCCTATCCTAACCTTCCCATTGCCACATGGGCTTCCTTTGTATATCACTAGATGTGGGTGCATATGTGTTGGGTTATTCAAAAGAGTGGAAAAAATTAATGGGAAATAGCTTATCTTGGTTTCGGAAATCAGATCTGATGTTCCCCCGAATCAAATTTGACCAGAACAACCAAAATCTGGTGGACACGTGAAGAAGGATCAATCTCGTGGAGCTACCATTGATTTCCCTCTCATTTGGGCCTGCAATTTGGCTTTTGGTAGAACAACCAAAATCTGGTGGATACGCATGTATTCTCATTTCTTAACCTTATCCTCCTATATttgtttgggatttgggatttgggatttggtAATCTGGGATGACTACCCTTCCATAGTTACACCTACAGTGCTAATCAAGTACCTCATGCAGAAATTGTCTCTGTGGGGAACTTGGCAGCCCTTATGCTCGCACCCAGCCAATTGGAACATTCACATGGACACCGACTAGAAGTGATGTGATGATCATTTCGCACCCTCTTAATTTTAATGAATCATCTAACAATTTGAGAGTTGATTTACTAACTGATATTCCAAAATTAAAGTAATAAAGGTTCATTGAGTGTTATGCAAGCTATTTTAGGACAACATTGATTGAAAGAGCCCTCTAGGTATGCCTAGGTTGGGGGACTTTGGTGTTTTAACTTTTCTAGTCTTCAAAATTGCTGCGGAAGTGAAGAAACAAGATGAGGAGAGACCTTGAGTGTGTTTCCCACTTTGGAGGCCCAAACTTTGGTTGAGACAATAGAATTGAGGGAATGGTCGGGAGACTCGGGACTCTGTCCAAAATCCAttctaatttctatttctttccacgTAAAAAGTTACAAATaactttttttataaaataaaaatttctgttatttattaatttattatgacgaaatatgttttaaaaaaacaaagatattaaaaaatggagaaagttttctacTTTGGAGAAAAAAACCCCAGAGATCTAGGTCTTTACTAATCCCTCTTATAGGATGAATTATGAAAATATAAATCTGCTTTTTATCACATTCAATGGCCATCATGACCCACAATGAAGAAATACATCTTTTCATCATgggtaaagaaaaatcaaatttgctttcaaaaaataaaataatttctatATTTTATAAAAGGGTAAGAGAATTGAACACTATCCGTTTACGTGGCCACTGCACTAGTGCAAAAGCAACATCATCTTTTTGCGTCAACTCGTGTTAGGGCATCCAAATATACAGATGGGCAGAATTCTTGTCTTCtttataaattttcaaaaagaaaaaaaacccaaaggAGAAGGTCACTAGTTACACATCAACAAGAACAGTTTTATTTCCCACACTCATTTAGGTTCCATCAACAAATGGTTATCATTTAAACTGTCAAGTAGATGAGAAATCTCGAGTTAGTTGCCCAACTCAACTACATTACCAACCATTATATAAATATCCTTaccttgtttattttttaaatttaattaaattgAGTTAATTGTTTGAAACAATTTCAAAGCTTTCTAAAATGTGATGACATTGAATTGAGTTAAAATTCAATTCATAATTACATGATGCCGATGACGAAAATGATAACGATAACAATGTGAACAACATATCTAAACTTAAAAGAGGAGTTTGAATGACAAGAGAATTGTAGTATAGCAATATTAGTAGCTTTTttttcatccttagcaagcagTAGTTGTTGAGTCACACACATTTAGAGATAAAGATggtctccattgttataaaatAAACCACATGTTAACCTTTCTGCAACTTGGTAGAAAGAAACCATTGTTATATCTAGTTCCCCAGCATGAAAAATGGCTTTACAAGGGAAACAAGCGTGTGTGTgcgtgtaagagagagagaatcttctATTCTACTCAGCCCACATGGGATGATACCCAGGAACTGCAAACCAAAAAGtctgaaagggaaaaagaaataggGCTTTAAGATCCATTGTGATCAAGGCCTTTAAActaacctaaaacccaaaacaaacCACAGAAACTGAGAGTCGAGACAAATCACCCCATCACACATATTCCAATATCAATTCAAGATATGGAATCTGATGACTCAACCCACTTTAAAACAACCTTAGTGAAGATAAATCCCATCAAAGGCTATTATAATAAGCCCCTAAAACAGTTTAACTATTTAGTAAAGGACCCTCCTCCCCATTGGCTATGATTTTGTCAGGCCCGGAAATCAAGCAAGGCGTGCTCAAGGTTGCCCCGCCCCATGTGCACCACTCCACTGCCTTTCACAGCCCAACAAAATTTGCACGAGAACCTCTCTTTGTTCGCTTCTACTGTCTATGTGGCACTTCTACATActtcctctgcttctttctTAGAACTTTAgcagagaaaaataaaagattacttctttgttcttgttcttgagtCATTTCTTTAATGACCCTATAGGTAGATGGTTGGTGAACCCTTCTCCACggaagaaggaaaactttccaCTTTCTTTAATTATAAATGGATACCATGGATTACCAGCTTGATTCAAGTTTAgcaaaaaactaattaaaaggGTGGCCTTcatattttattctctttaatattataatattacTCATGTGTTTGTTTGTCGGGTAATGCACACCAAGAACTTCTATATAATCAAGTCCCCTCTACCATCTTCCTTACCCATCCCCCACCCACTTGAAGTGCTCAAGTTTGGaagaaattgagagagagagagagatagaagaaaacatGATTAAGTTGAGAGCAAAGAGGTTTTGCAGGAGCAACTCCAAGCTCAATggtaatggtggtggtggtggcagaggGGAGACCGCCGGCAGAGGATGTGGGGGTGGTGGTGTTAGTGGGGAGATCAAGTGGGAGCTCCGACCAGGAGGGCTTCTTGTCCAAAAGAGAGATAATGGAAATATTGTGGGAGAAGGGATGATCACACTCAGAGTCTCCACTGTTACACAATGGCATGACATCTCCATCCAGCCCACTTCTACTTTTGGTAATATATAGATTATAACTCACTCTttctttctatcttcttctttgattcttctttatcCTGCCTGAAAATAAGTGGGTTTTCCATGGAAAACACGGGAGAAGGAGAGCTTCATGATCAGTTTTGGTATAAACCAAATGGGTTCTTAGGGCTGTTCTGGTTCTCCCCTCCCTTCAAATCCTTCATGTTATGCTTTATTAACTTAGTCTAACTATTTCTTACAGGAGAATTAAAGATGATATTGTCTGTGGTGACTGGTTTGGAGGCAAGAGAACAGAGAGTTTTGtacaaagggaaagaaagagaagatgagGAGTTCTTACACATGGTTGGGGTGAAAGACATGGACAAGGTATTGGTGTTAGAGGATCCAGCCATTAAAGAGAGGAAATTATTACATGCACTGTCCAGCAATCGCAACCAGGCCATTGATCACAACCCTCACCTGCATACCATCAGTGTATAATTAAGCATAGACTCAAGTACTGTACTCAACACATCCTTGTTTAATACGCAACTTTTTCTTGAACTAACCACTTAAGGACATCCATAACAATTAATTATTGTTATGGATCAGATCAGGCTTTAGCTCTTAGCCTTGATTGATGTATTTTCCTTTTACTACTCAGTTAATTGGAAATTGTAATCTCTCACTTGTctcaacatctctctctctctctctctctctctctctcaagcaaAATTACTGCAAGAATAAGGACATCTTCAAAAGCTACTCTATAATGTTTCAGGAACCTTTGGAACAGAATGAATGgttaaggatgtgtttggttataTAATTCGTTGAAGTTTTATTTCGGATTTGACAATGAGTTCATAGAGAGTGTTTCTGTtgaattgtatttatttttaagaatttttgaAAAACTGCTTGGTTACCCATCCCGatttttgtgattcttttgaatCACCACTTAAGATGGACTTGTGTATCAAATATGAGTTTTACTATTTACCTTATTTCTCATATGAAACCACATTTAACTTTACAAGGTATTTCAAATGAATTAATATTTCTAACAGTAGAACCAACtcaaaaaacaaccaaacaatttaaggaaaaaaaaacagaatcacaTTTCATTAGAAAGACTTTCCAACGAATTATGTAACCAAATACATCCTTACGCATGGGTCTTAAATGGGCCTACGGTTTACCTAATAGTATACCCAAGGGTGGGCCACGGGTTTCTTGTTACCCCCACCCttcccccccccacaaaaaaaaaatggaatctagAAATGGCCTATATCTATATATGTGGGTTATAAGCCCATTAGAGACTAAATAAAGTTTTAATACATGGGCTTAATGTTAAGTACTCCCAAATGCCTCGTAAGTATAACATGTGGATCAAGACCGACCCAGCCCAACCCCAACTAGTATAGGCAATATAAACTTATGGACACCATCTTGTCCTTCAAATGCAATTCACTCATGTTGGGTGGGCTCGACCCGAGCCCATTCCCACTAAACAATATCAGCTTCATTCCAGAATCGGGTTTATCAGTGGAAGTTTTAATAAATGGTGTAAATCCTTTCTAATTGGGCTCAGGAATAGGCCCGTTTATCTAATTGGTTCAAAACCTGAATTCTATAACTGTTTGTTAATGCATTGGGCAGTACGGTTCTGATTCCTTAACAGTTCTAGTGTTCacacttcaattttttttacttaagcATACAAATAACCAAATATTCATTTCTAAGCATACCAATGATTAAATATTAATTCTTCAATATACGAATAACTAAATATTCATCTATAAacatacaaataaaaatatgaacaaaaaaTACTTAATTCTAAAACTTCACTATTAAACATtacaaataaatcaaaatatcccatatatatatatttgctaaattttaaaatctaaacaCCAAAAATGAATATATGATGGGAGAGGATTACTTGAAATGTAACAtgggggccaatgggagtgcatATAAGCATCCACAGGATCGGGACAATAATTTCATCCTCTATGTGTGTTTAGGGACAGGGGCCATGCTGactttctgattttttttgtcCCATGTATAATTATAAGCTAGTTTTAAATAGGTCTCAATGGTTTTGCttcaaacagttttttttttccccgtaGAAAAGTGATGTTATTCAAATCAATGTGAAATACTCATGAAAGGAGAAGAACAAATCTTTTGGATTGTAATTTGGCTATATAGTTGTACATGTCCTTGATCGTGTCCTATTAGCCAATGAGTCAATCGAGCTGTTAATTCTATTCAACTATCATCCTCTCAAAGGGAGAAGATAACCTCCAAGATGGATCTCATCTTTGAAGGCAAAGATGTGATTCCCTTTTGTATATAAGAAACCACGCTTCTGTTATCCTTTTTTCAATTGCATGTAAGATAGCGTCATATTACACTCCTTGGTTCTGGATGCTTTTATCCGAAAGAACTTtctattacccaaaaaaaaaaaaaaactattatccAAACCAATGATTTAATGACTGAATCTGTTTCGAATCTTAGAGAATTGGTTTAGAACCCACTGCCAATTCTGATCCCTAATTGGTATCCTtgatcatggttttaggtattggttgATCcagataggtttttttttttgttttttaagacACCATCACGTTCTAGAATTCTCTAAAAAGCATGATGTCTATGATCACTTTTGACGCAATTTGTGGGGTAAAAAGTGAAAAAGTGAGAAGCGTGGCCAGGGCATTTTGGAGGACGATCTTCGTTCATTCCATTCCCTTGTTTGCTCTGGCTGTAATAATTAATTGTGATTGGATGAGAAACACAAATAAGGTTGTCCCCATAAAGCCCAAACAAATCCGTTAATTTTGCTGCCTTTAATCCATTCTTAATTAATATTCTTAGAGCAGGTTGATCCCACTTCCATCCAATTCCTGCTCCAATCtaccccaaaaataaataaatcaataattcCTGCTATTCCCGCTCCAACTTTCTTTAGCTGATTAAAACATTTTTCATGGAGAATGGAGAATGCATTCATGGAAGCAATATATTGGGGAATTTTTTCAATCCTCAAAACTTGACTgcaacaaaaatggaaaaatttagAACCCTAAAATTCGTAAAAGGTAGCAGAGccatgaatgatgaattgatcaACTCTCCTTCTGAACCCTAATGCTCAACAAAACATTAaacagaaaagaacaaaaacccaATAAAACAGTTCATCATCATATCGTTTGTATGGATCATCTCCTCAAATCTCCTTTGCATGTGTAGCTGATCACGTGCCTCCTGCCTCAACGGATTCTCTTTTTGGATTTACATACCATTTtggccttttctttttctttccttttcaaattctgtggaagaagaaaaaaaagctgCGATTCCGATTCTGTAGTCtggtagagagagaaaattaaaccAATACAAAATTAGGAGAGTTGATTTTGGTGGGACCTCTTCTTGtcctcgtcgtcgtcgtcgttgTTGTTAATGGCGTTTTTACGTGTTCTTCCTTTTgcggagaaccacttctgtgtCGAGACCGAATCCGTCAACGGGACGGACATGAACGAGCTCCGACTCCTTAAACAACTCCACCAAAGGCTCCACACTATAGAGGTCGTTGGCGGAGTACTTATCGGACCTTCTGGATAAAGCCACGTGCAAAACGCAGATACCTCCGGGCTTCAATGTCCGCTCGATTTCCCCAACGAACTTGGACGGGTAGACTGCGTGGTCGAACACGTTCGAGAATTCGAAATCGAAGCTTTCGTTGCCAAATGGTTGGTTGTGGAAGTCACCAGTCACCACTAGGGGAGGATACGGGACCAGATCCATCCCAATCGAGTCCGATACACCGATTCTTTGCAGCGCAGCCACCTCTTGGCCGACTCGGGCTCCGATACAGAGCGCCTTGGAATCGTCGGACAGAAGGTTTTTCTGCTTCAGGTCGGTGAAAAACCTAGCGAATACCTGTATCTTGCGCTCCCAGTCTCTGGTTGTCCACACCTGCCTTAgctttggatttagggttttgtcaAGCTGGTGTTGTATGTACATGTCGTAGGAGTTGAAGCCCGGCCGGACTCGGAGCCCACCGGTAGGACgggatgatgatgaagatgatgacgaTGGTCGTTTAATCGGAGGTACGATGGTGGTATTCCGGTGGTGTGACTGGAAAGAGACGATGAATAAGGCCACGAAAGAGACGGAGAGGAAGACGAGGAGGAAGGGTTTCAGGATGACTGCTAGTTTTGTTTGGTAGGTGTTCTTCATGTTTTCCTTCTGCACACACGCCAGACGCTGatgggattttctctctctctctctctctgggtggTGGTGGTTGGTTTTTTCTGGATTTGGAGATTGCTTCTGTGTGCAGCTAAAGATGGCCTTTTGGTGTCGGGAAGTTTTTGTATGGTGCAGGTGGCCTATGCTCTCCTATTCCCATCGATGGTCGATACAACCTATGaccccccctccctctctctctctctctctctacaaactATGATCCAAGACCGTTATGGAGAAAGCTCTGTTCTATTTTCTTCCCCTTCAGGAAATTTCCAGTCAGGGTTTGGAATAGCGACGTAGGTTGCTACAAATCGTGTCAAAATTCAGCCCGAATCGGTCGGACCAATCTAGCTCATTCGTTGGGCATTTGAGTTTGCTAAGGGGCCTATGGAATGGTATCAGACTAACCGTATGCATTGATCAAAATCGAAAAAagatcaaaccaaataaaaaccaaGACAGACCGATAGTAAGTTGGTCGAAGATCGAAAATCCAAAAGACCAGATTTTTACCATTGATCCCCTCTTGTATAAGTGTAAAATCGAAATCAGATTGGACCAAACCGGATAgcaaaaaactgaaaataaatcaTAGCAAACCAGACTGAATCTGAAACTTCATTGGTAATTTTGCTTCGGGTTGGCCagttaaaaaattgaaacctaGTCATCTCGATCAAAATCGGACTgaaccaaccgattgacacttgggcttatatataatatatgaatGGGTTGGGCTCAGACACAATGCCAGGCTCAAGAGTTTGGAAACGGTTTTGATAGGCCCGAGTCTAATTTATTCAAGACATATTTGATATGATCTATTTCATTTTCGGAttgatttgataaaaaaaagaagaaacaccaAATAGATTTTCGGTTAAGAaattgatttcctttttcttttttctttttttcgttcTGTGAGTATGAAATaaatcaagaataaaaaatctatttgtAGTTTAAGTTTTTAGCATGAATTCTCTATATTTCTTTTGGAAAGGGTGGTGATGATGGTAGAAGTGGCAGGGGTGGGGCGGGGGTGGGTCCGGAAAAGGGTAGTGGTGGTATGGCATGATGGTAGGGAGACGTCAAGAAAAGGAGGGTGatgttttattttaaaaatgaaaCTACTACTTTGTCCATCAAATTAATCATGCACTCGTTAAAATTTGGCATGAACTACTTCTTGGCCGGTCCACCATTATGCCATAACTAAGATGATTTTGATATACATTCTTCTAAAATTTGGCAATAAATTCTGAAATCAGGTGAGTTTATTCACATAAACTAATCCATGGGTGTTCTAACTTCAAGGATGTAGACCAAATTGAGAGATGGAATAGATGGGAATGTTGTTAAACAATATAAGAAAGATTGCAACTTCTTAGTTCACCGCTTTGGTGACAATAAATTGTACTCAATTATCTTTAATTTCTTACATTTAGGGTTCCCTTACATATATCATGATTTAAGATATTGGAATTGATCTTAGGATCAACTTCGGTTGATATTGATCTGATCTCAATTTGGATTGGCCTGTATTGATCTTTTCGGACATAAATACCATTGGTTTTCTGTTTAAAAATGTCTTTTCAACCTTTTAAACCCTTCATTATCCGTACTGTTCCGCCAATATGAGATTGATAGGATTcatctccatagagcccatgcaGCCCATGGACCATGGAGTGATCTCACAGCTGGGGTGACCTCGAGACGTGTGTCCGGGTCCTCCTAGCCGTGAGATCACTCTATGATTGCTGGGCTTTTTGGAGAGGATCCGAGCCCATATGGGATCGCCCCAGGATCCGATCCCTtaaaccattttatttttattttttgaaactcCTTAAACCATGTTAAATATACGATTTAAGGAAGAAGACAGAATCAGCTAGAGACGaatgcaacaacaacagaaaattCTAATTATTTATGATAAGAAAAAGAGAGGTTCTATCTTTAAAATATCTTAATTCAATTCAACCTAAGAAAAGTCTCAATGATTCGTATAATTAATGTGATGTTAGATACCGAATATTATTTTAGAAAGATTGGCTATTCTTGATGGGATTGATTAAGACTGATCATATTTTAGTTTCTCAAATTTTCCTTTGATGTTATCTTCTTTTGAGCTTTCCTCTTTcaagccaaagaaaaaaaaaaaaggttggtgCCAAAGATGATTGTGGAAGGTGACTCCGTACCAGAGAGGTTCTGATGCCAGAAGACAAGCAATGGAAAGGTCCCACGGGTTTCTAAGATGGAATTATTTGTACCACTCTCCTCGTCTGATCTCTCTCTTTaagtaaaaaatataattaaaatttaaagaacaataatattttaaaaaatatatattttatgataAAACAAATGCAGCCTTAGCATACTCCATTTGGATCTAAACTTTGATATGAGATGAGATATTAGTAATTGGTTGTCCAAAAAATTTTAGCTTCATCTGAATTATCATTTACTGATAACGTTAACCAATAAATTTGTAGACCATGAAAACCCACTtcccaaaagaaaagatatCAACAATACTTTGAAGATGTGGATTTCTTTTGGGTGGATCATGGGTGATGGCAAATTTGAtaacaattttaaataaagtgaaaaaataacaaaatacccACTAGGGGTATTAAGTGAAGACTATATATTAAGACACATCTAAGGTACCAGATAATCAATGTAAGACTATAATGATTCCTGATTTTCAATGTCATCCACATGAAAAAACAAATTGACctgactctgataccatgttaaataaattgaaaagcTTGTAAAAAATTCTACTTGAATTCCAACCTAAAATCTTGATGCGTTAGGTGAAGATAACCCAAAGTGTATATATTTTAAGACCCATCCAAGGTCTAGATTATTGATGTAGAACTATACCTCTAAAACTCCCGCACAggttga
Protein-coding sequences here:
- the LOC122076194 gene encoding uncharacterized protein LOC122076194 — encoded protein: MKNTYQTKLAVILKPFLLVFLSVSFVALFIVSFQSHHRNTTIVPPIKRPSSSSSSSSRPTGGLRVRPGFNSYDMYIQHQLDKTLNPKLRQVWTTRDWERKIQVFARFFTDLKQKNLLSDDSKALCIGARVGQEVAALQRIGVSDSIGMDLVPYPPLVVTGDFHNQPFGNESFDFEFSNVFDHAVYPSKFVGEIERTLKPGGICVLHVALSRRSDKYSANDLYSVEPLVELFKESELVHVRPVDGFGLDTEVVLRKRKNT
- the LOC122076195 gene encoding BAG family molecular chaperone regulator 1-like; translation: MIKLRAKRFCRSNSKLNGNGGGGGRGETAGRGCGGGGVSGEIKWELRPGGLLVQKRDNGNIVGEGMITLRVSTVTQWHDISIQPTSTFGELKMILSVVTGLEAREQRVLYKGKEREDEEFLHMVGVKDMDKVLVLEDPAIKERKLLHALSSNRNQAIDHNPHLHTISV